The following are from one region of the Canis lupus familiaris isolate Mischka breed German Shepherd chromosome 30, alternate assembly UU_Cfam_GSD_1.0, whole genome shotgun sequence genome:
- the APH1B gene encoding gamma-secretase subunit APH-1B encodes MTAAVFFGCAFIAFGPALALYIFTIATEPLRVIFLIIGAFFWLVSLLFSSLFWFVARTITANKDGPIQKYLLILGVLVSVLIQELFRFVYYKLLKKASEGLKSINPDETTPSMRLLAYVSGLGFGIMSGVFAFVNTLSDSLGPGTVGIHGDSPQFFLNSAFMTLVIILLHVFWGIIFFDGCEKKKWSALLIVLLTHLLVSALTFISPHYGINLVSTYMIMLLMGIWAFFVAGGSCRNLKLCLLCQDKDFLLFNQRSR; translated from the exons ATGACGGCGGCTGTGTTCTTCGGCTGCGCCTTCATTGCCTTCGGGCCCGCGCTGGCGCTTTACATCTTCACCATCGCCACCGAGCCGTTGCGCGTCATCTTCCTCATCATCGG AGCTTTTTTCTGGTTGGTGTCTCTGctgttttcctcccttttttggTTCGTGGCAAGAACCATTACTGCCAACAAAGATGGACCAATACAGAAATATCTGCTGATCTTGGGAGTGTTAGTCTCAGTCCTTATCCAAGAACTGTTTCGGTTTGTGtattataaacttttaaa aaaagccaGTGAGGGTTTGAAGAGTATAAACCCAGATGAGACAACACCTTCTATGCGGTTGCTAGCCTATG tttcTGGCTTGGGCTTTGGAATCATGAGTGGAGTATTTGCTTTTGTAAATACCCTTTCCGACTCCTTGGGACCAGGCACAGTGGGCATTCATGGAGACTCTCCCCAGTTCTTCCTAAATTCAG CTTTCATGACGCTGGTTATCATATTACTGCATGTGTTCTGGGGCATCATATTTTTTGATGGCTGTGAGAAGAAAAAGTGGTCTGCCCTTCTTATAGTTCTTTTGACCCATCTGCTGGTGTCTGCCCTG acCTTCATAAGTCCTCATTATGGAATAAATCTGGTGTCAACATATATGATCATGCTACTCATGGGCATCTGGGCGTTCTTTGTTGCTGGAGGCAGCTGCCGAAATCTGAAGCTCTGCCTACTGTGTCAAGACAAGGACTTCCTCCTTTTCAACCAGCGCTCCAGATAA